The Panicum virgatum strain AP13 chromosome 6K, P.virgatum_v5, whole genome shotgun sequence nucleotide sequence ATGTTATTACCATGTTTATGTTGTTCTAGCATTGTCATTTTTCTATACTATTTTTCTTCCCCCATCACTTATGTTGAAGATTTGTGTTGGGGATGGAAATACTGGAAAGAGGTAACGTATGTACCCTGCTGCATAATTTGTGTTCCTATGATCTGTAACCAATATATGTGACATTTCGGATACATTGGTAGAGTGCTTATTGATGTTTATTCATGATTTCAGGTACTATAGGTCCCCTACTGGAGTTCAACTGAGATCAACGAATGAAGTTGAGAAGTATGTCAAGTCCTTTTGGTCAACTACTCAACTCTCATTTTAACCTCTTCCCTTAAATATATTAGTGCTCATGTCCAGTTTTATATGCATGTAGATTGTGGACTACATGCAATTAATGGCTATCTACCAGCCTACAATTATTCCCAAAATTGTTGATCAGTGGTAGCAATTTTATACTAGTTCTCTAATTCTTTTAATTCCATGCTTGGATAGGTACCTCGCAGAGCATCCAGAATACGTCGCACAAGGTGTGGAGTTATCTCATTTTTCATTCAAGGCACCGGCACCACTGCAAAAGGACTATGTTAGAAAGCGTTCCCAGACAAGCCAAAGTGGCTTCACCCATACAGGATCAAGTAAACTTCTCCAACTGGAAGAAGGTAATGTGCTAATGTGTATTACATAAATTGGACATCCTACATTCAATGTTTTCTAGTTTGCCTTTTTGGTTGGGGGCATGGGTATGTCTTTGAAACCATCTGTTGAATTCATGACCTCAATATTTGCCAAAATGTAGAAGTAAACGAACGCTTTGCCAGATGGCTTGTTACTATGCTATTGGTTGATGTGTTATAGCTTCAGGACATTTGTTTTCCAACTGCATCCATATGCTATATCCAATCGGTTGTTCATGTACAGATACAGTTGTGCCTGGGACATTCGCTTTCTGACATGGACTAGTATTTCGACATTCACCTGATTGCATGCTCAATATTCTCAACCATCTGATCCCATGTTCTGTTTCTTGGTTCAGGGCAACCCATCTCCTGGGCAGCTCCACTGGAGAACAACAAGCAGCTGGTGATATACAACGAAGATCAGCATGAAGGTGGTACCATCTGAACCGCCGGAGCCGGCGAAGCCTGGGAGCCTGCCGCCTGCGCCGGCCGCCTAGCCCAACAACCCTGCATCCGGCATGCGCAGTGTCTGACATTTGGACGGCGTTCGAGTTCAGTGATGCGAAACTGTAGATGGTGCTTTCACTAGTAGTAGGACTGAAAAATTAATAACTTAGGTCCCCGTAGTAGGCCGTAGCACAGCTAACTGAACGCTGCTCTGGCGATCTGTGCTACCTGAACGCTGCTCCGATCGGCGCTAGTCTCGGTCTGATGATGATGAAAACTGTGGAGAGATTTTGGGACGGCAAGAACGTGTCGTCTAGCTTATTAGTGGGAAGGTTTAAGTTATgctaatttcttctctctccaTTTGAAGCATCACTCTATACCAATATTGTGGAGGGCCTGATAGTGATACCCGTTGTCGCTACTGGTTTGGGAAGTCCCCCACCGTTGTGTATTCTGAAGGCTTGACTCGCTGTTCGGCCAGTCAATGCTCGAGTACATCACATACATAATTTTGCATCTTAGTTGCTGCGTCACACAATCAGTTTGAATTTATGTGcactttttttataaaaataataagatTTTTGATATAATGTGTGCAGGCTTTAAGTGTAGATTCTTAGAGTACAATATTAGTGTAACAATACAGTTGCGTTTCGACTAATTAAATTATAATAACGTGTAACTCTGCAAATACTTTctccatttttatttacatatcgtattaggtttgtcctaaaAAACTTAGCAAATTTTAGccaagtttatagaaaatatAACAACTATACTATCCAACATATGCACTATCAATGTATAGTTTATGGTGGattcaataaaataaatttgatattttaattattattactTTTTTAGAAATTTAGTCAAAGTTTGTCAAATTTGACTTAAGACAAATTTAATatgatatgtaaataaaaatagaaggaGCAGTGAGAAGAAAATTGACTAATTTTTTATTTCCTGCTAATAAATCCTTTGCTAGCCAGTTCTTAATTTAAGGGATAACATTGATCCCGGCTTTGATTAAACGGATATAAAAAACGGATTTCAGAACATTAAACGGATATAAAATCTTCATAGTTACTGCTAGTATGTGCCACCAGATAAaccctcctttttttttggcagaAAACCCACAAGATAAACCCTCTCGGCACCTCCCACCCCGTCGTCCGCGCCCGTCTACTCGTCCGCAACCCATTCGGcgacatgccgccgccggcgctgctctTCCTCTCGCTCCCCTCGCCTCCCCAACCACTCCTGCTTGTCCAACACCGCAAGGCCCCGCAAGCCCTAATCCTTAATCTACCCCTCACCTCATCCAGGAAACCCGCCCTTCCCGCGCGCCCCGTCGCCTCCCTCGCGCCAGCTGTGGCCACACTCCAATCTGACTGGACGCGCAAGCAGGTATGCTCAAATTGGTTCAGGGTTTGTTTCAAGTTATCTTATTTACTTACCAAATCACCAGAATTTCTGGCTTGTTGTCTTCTGCTGGCGATAAATTGTGTTGGAGTTTAGAAACTCAGTTTTGGAGCTGACTGGGTACTTGCTGGTTTGTAAGCTGGCCCATGGAATGGAAGCATGCATTGGTTTATTGAATAATTATATTGTCACTCTGCGCTCTTTTACGGTTCTTGATGCTTATGTGCTGTAAGTTCTTCgctttctataaaagcaggATGTgttttcgttcaaaaaaaaagtgctgTAAGTTCTAAAACTCTAAAAATGTACTGTATGATTTTGTAAATGCCTATGTGAGTGTGTGAGGATTAAATTGAGCTGGACTACGAAAGATCATTTCAAttaattgtttcttttgggcagcATTCCTTTGCTTGGAACAGTCAGATATTGCATTGTTCTGCTCTACACTCACTGTTGCCTATAATGTGCAGTTGGGCACAGAACGCGACACATCGATATTGCTGGTTTAGTTAAGACTCTAAGCTGCTGCTCGACATGCTAGATATTGAGGTTCTGTTTGTGCATGGTGTTTATTGCAGAGAATACGGAGGCAGGGTGGTCTATCTTGTAGATTTTCAAAAATTGTGTCCTATTATGGGCTCACAACTCCGCCATATAAACTGGTATGTACTGTGAGCTTTCTAAACATATTTGGGTGCTGTCATTACGAGAGCGTCAAAATTTTAACATTTAGGTTGCTTTTGTGGTTTGATGTTCAGGAGGCTCTGGAACCTTATATGAGCAGGAGAACAGTTGAACTTCATTGGGGTAAACACCATCGGGATTATGTGGAGTGCTTAAATAAGCAGCTTGCTAGCAGCCCGCTGTATGGATACACTCTGGAGGAGCTGATAAAAGAAGCGTACAACAATGGCAATCCATTACCAGAATATAATAATGCAGCGCAGGTAATTTGTTGATGATTTATTGAAGTTTGTTTTCATACCCCATTTGCTTCGTGTCACTTGTTTTCATTattggggtgtgtgtgtgttggggggggggggggggtagtgcAAAAATACCGCATGTTGTGCTTTGACCAACAGATGATAGTTTTCAGAGCTTCAACCTTCTGTCTTCTGATTTGCAGGTCTGGAACCATCACTTCTTCTGGGAATCAATGCAACCAGAAGGTGGTGGCTTACCTGAGGGAGGTGTTTTGCAGCAGATTGAAAAGGATTTTGGCTCGTTTACTAATTTCAGGGAAGAGTTTATTTCCTCAGCCTTACAACTATTGGGGTCTGGTTGGGTTTGGCTTCTCTGTAAGTTTCCTTCCATTATCTTTCATGTACAGGCAGTATTGATCAAACTTGCTGATTTTCTGGTGTGCTATTTCTAAAGCTAATTTCTAAGTTTAGGTTATATTCTGCTGAATGTTTGTTGCAGTGAAGAGAAATGAGAGAAAACTTTCAGTGGTCCATACAAGAAATGCCATCTCCCCACTTGCTTTTGGCGATATTGTATGTTTACTAGACTGCTTTTTCTGTTGATGTATACATTGAAATATTTAGAGTAACATTTTTAGTATATACTTCGCAATGACATCCCATATTCTCTTCTTGCAGCCAATTGCCAGCCTAGACTTATGGGAGGTAAGGACATTGACTCCAAGTTTCCAAATCCTACTTTGTGCCAAATGTCAAGGATGTGGAATCCTTGGGTAGCGGGACCCCGACTACGTAGTTCATAGTCGCGATCCGTCTTCTCCGGCGAGGTTTTGCCCCTTAGCCGCAGGCTTTGGTTGGAGATGAGAAAGAGATTAGGGATAACAATCTTGCTTGCCTTTCGAGAGTCTGGTTACAGCATATATATGGCCGGCGGCCCACAAACCATCTGGAGGAAATCCCTCCGTAACCCTAGGAACCAAAACTAATAACAATCCTAGCTTTCCTAACTAGCCACTAGAAGATGGCTCGCCACGTGCACGTTCCGCGCGTTCAGCCATCCGGCGCACGTCGCGAGCATGCCTGCGCCTTGTATATGTGCGACCGTACATGACATCTCTCCCCCCCCTCGAGGTCcatctcgtcctcgagctgaaaTGCCGGATACTTGTCGCGGAAGTCGTCGAGGTCCTCCCATGTAGCCGACTCTGCCATCTCGCCGCGCCAATGGACGAGCACCTGACGAACGCCGCGTGCCAAACGAGTGCACTCGACCCGGAGAGGCTCAGGAACCACCGCACCGTGGTGGATGGCGGGAAGCGCAGGAGGCGAGGCCGGGGGCGTGCCGACGAACTTCTTGAGGACGCCCACGTGGAACACATCATGCAGACGGGCGCCCTGGGGAAGCTCCAGGCGAACAGCAACCTCGTTGATGAGCTCGGTGACGCGATAGGGGCCGACGAAGCGGGGCTTGAGCTTCCCCGTGGTGGTGCACGGAAGGGACGCCGCAGCCCGCTGACGAAGCCGAAGGAGAGCCCACTCGCCGACCTGGTAGGACACCGGCCGGTGTTGGCGGTCGTAGTAGCGCTTCTGCAccgcctgctcctgctcctgctccaggCGATAACGCACATTGGCGAGGAAAGCTTCACGTGCTTCCATCTCCTGGGCGACTGCAGCCACATGAGTCTCACCCGGCTCATACGAGCGGATGGTGGGCGGGTCGCGGCCGTAGACCACATGGAACGTCGTCTCGTGGAGCGAGGACTGGTAGGATGTGTTGTAGATATACTCAGCCCACGGCAGCCAGCGCATCCATTGTTGGGGACGAtcgccggtgaagcagcgcagGTACATCACGATGACTCGGTTGGCGGCTTCCGTCTGGCCGTCGGACTGAGGGTGGAAGGCGGACGTCATGTGCAGCTTCGTGCCCACGAGGCGCATGAGCTCGCGCTAGAATGTCGAAGTGAACACCGGGTCGCGGTCCGAGACGATGGACTGCGGGATGCCGTGGAGGCGCACGACGTCGGCGAAGAAGGTCTGCGCCACAGTCTTGGCAGTGTACGGGTGAGCCAAGGGAACGAAGTGGCAGTACTTGCTGAAGCGGTCCACGACGGAGAGGATGACCGTCTTGCCGTGCACCCGTGGTAGCGCCTCCACGAAGTCGATGCCGATGCCCGCCCAGACGACGGAGGGGGCATTGGGAGCAGCAGTCCCGCCGGGTGCAAATGCTCGGACTTGTACCGCTGACACGTCGTGCACGCCCTCACGAAGTCCTTCACCAAGCGCCGCATGCTGGGGAAGTGAAAGTCGCGTCCGAGGCGGTGCAGCGTGCGGTGGACACCCTCGTGGCCGTCCTCATGCACGGCGGTCATGATCTCCTGCAAAAGGGGTGAGGCCGGCAGTATATAAAGGTGCCCTCTGTAGGCGACCATGTCGTCGATCACCGACCAGGGAGCGGCGCGTGTACCCGCGCGGACCTCGTCGTGGATGGCGACCAGGGCCGGATCCGTGGCCTGGGCGTGTCGAAGGCGTGTGATGAAGTCGAAGCGGGGCGCCGAGATCGCCAGCagggcgccgtcgtcgtcgtcgcggcgGGAGAGCGTCGGCCACCGTGTTCGACGCGCCCGACCGGTACTCGACGGAGAAATCGAACCCCAGCAGTTTGTCGACCCAATGGTGTTGGGGTATCGTGGCCAGGCGCTAGTCGAAGAGGTATTTGAGGCTGTAGTGGTCCGTCTTGACGATGAAGCGACGACCCCACAAGTATGGCCGCCAGTGCTGAACAGCCTGGACGAGACCGATGAGTTCTCACTCATAGGCTGCAAGGGCGCGGTGACGGGGTGCGACGGGTCGGCTGAAGAAGGCGACCGGGTGGCCGTCCTGGCCGAGCACCGCGCCGAACCCGTGCGACGACGCGTCGCACTCGACGACGAAGGCCTTGGCGAAGTCCGGCATGGCGAGGACCGGGGCGGTGGTGACCGCGATCTTGAGCGCCGCGAACGCCGCGGCTGCCGCGTCGTCCCAGGCGAAGCTGTCCTTGAGGAGGGCTGTCAGCAGTGCGGCAACGGTGCCGTAGTTGTGGACGAACTTGCGGTagt carries:
- the LOC120712869 gene encoding superoxide dismutase [Fe] 2, chloroplastic-like isoform X1 translates to MPPPALLFLSLPSPPQPLLLVQHRKAPQALILNLPLTSSRKPALPARPVASLAPAVATLQSDWTRKQRIRRQGGLSCRFSKIVSYYGLTTPPYKLEALEPYMSRRTVELHWGKHHRDYVECLNKQLASSPLYGYTLEELIKEAYNNGNPLPEYNNAAQVWNHHFFWESMQPEGGGLPEGGVLQQIEKDFGSFTNFREEFISSALQLLGSGWVWLLLKRNERKLSVVHTRNAISPLAFGDIPIASLDLWEHAYYLDYKDDRRTYITNFMDHLISWDTVTLRMMRAESFVNLGEPNIPVA
- the LOC120712869 gene encoding superoxide dismutase [Fe] 2, chloroplastic-like isoform X3; its protein translation is MPPPALLFLSLPSPPQPLLLVQHRKAPQALILNLPLTSSRKPALPARPVASLAPAVATLQSDWTRKQRIRRQGGLSCRFSKIVSYYGLTTPPYKLEALEPYMSRRTVELHWGKHHRDYVECLNKQLASSPLYGYTLEELIKEAYNNGNPLPEYNNAAQVWNHHFFWESMQPEGGGLPEGGVLQQIEKDFGSFTNFREEFISSALQLLGSGWVWLLLKRNERKLSVVHTRNAISPLAFGDIPIASLDLWEVRTLTPSFQILLCAKCQGCGILG
- the LOC120712869 gene encoding superoxide dismutase [Fe] 2, chloroplastic-like isoform X2, with protein sequence MPPPALLFLSLPSPPQPLLLVQHRKAPQALILNLPLTSSRKPALPARPVASLAPAVATLQSDWTRKQRIRRQGGLSCRFSKIVSYYGLTTPPYKLEALEPYMSRRTVELHWGKHHRDYVECLNKQLASSPLYGYTLEELIKEAYNNGNPLPEYNNAAQVWNHHFFWESMQPEGGGLPEGGVLQQIEKDFGSFTNFREEFISSALQLLGSGWVWLLLKRNERKLSVVHTRNAISPLAFGDIPIASLDLWEVRTLTPSFQILLCAKCQGRGILG